CAAGTCAGCCCTGAGCTCCTAGTATAGACAAGGTGACGTGACTGAGACAGTGTCACAAGTGTGGTGATGGGGAAGCACAAAGGGCTGTAGGAGCATACCAGGAAGGCTCCCTGGAGGAAGTGACACCTGAGCTGGGACCCAGTTGTTAAGTAGGAGTCATCCAAGGAGAAGGGCATCCAAGGAAAAGGACTCCAGGCAGAGACCAGAGGTTAGCTGTCATAACTGACATAACTGTCATAAGAGAGCCTGGGGGCATTCGAGGAACTAAAGGAAGTTGAATGTGTGGAGCTGATCCTCAGGTGGCCGAGAGGGGCCAGGACAGGAAGGCTATGGCTAGAGCAGGCTCCCCACCTCCACCAGTTCTCTGTAGTGGGGACTGAATGTGCATTGTCAGATGATGGTGgtatccctggcctctccccatgAGATGCCTGTAGCACCCCTACCACCACCCCAATTATGACAACTAACCAGGTCTCCAGACATcaccaaatgtcccctggggcgCACAATCAAACCACTGGGttaaaagagtgaaagaacagtCCTGCGATGGTAAAGCCCCCAGGGTCTAGGAAGAGTGGGGAGTTGTTAACACCTTTGGGCCCCTGCAGGCCCAAAGGTGTGTCACCAGCACAGGACGAGCTGGAGATGTAGGAGAGGGCCTACATTGGGAGCTGTGGCCAATGGGAAAGGTCCAACACAGAGGGTCCAGGCAGAGTAAATGCCCAGAACTTTCTATGTCCAGAAGGCAGGAGGCTAGGAAGCCAAGGAGGTGCCTCCCTGAACACAGAGTGTGGCTCTGGGGACACACGGATAGTGACTGGCATACCACCACACGGCTGGGGGATCAGTGGTACTGGGCACGTTGAGTACACACTATGCGGCTGGAAGAAGCCCCCCAAGGCCCAAGGCCAGGGACCCAGGCTGGTCATCATGGTTTTCCGTGGAGACCAGCACAGGTGACAGCCCCCCTCAATGTCCTCTGCCCCCTATTCTCCCTCACATCGCTTCTTTGGCTCTCTTCCAGCAGGTAAGTTGGAAGCCAGAGCCGCCCTGAACCAGGCCCTGGAGATGAAGCGCCAGGGCAAGCGGGAAAAAGCCCAAAAGCTCTTCATGCATGCCCTCAAGATGGATCCGGACTTCGTGGACGCGCTCACCGAGTTTGGCatcttctcagaagaagacaaggacATCATCCAGGCGGACTATTTGTACACCAGAGCATTGACCATCTCGCCCTACCATGAGAAAGCGCTGGTCAGCCGTGATCGGACGCTCCCACTCGTGGAGGAGATCGATCAGAGGTATTTCAGCATCATCGACAGCAAAGTGAAGAAGATCATGTCCATCCCCAAGGGGAACTCGGCTCTGCGCAGGGTCATGGAGGAGACCTACTACCATCACATCTACCACACAGTGGCCATCGAGGGCAACACCCTCACCCTCTCAGAAATCAGGCACATCCTGGAGACCCGCTACGCCGTGCCCGGGAAGAGCCTGGAGGAGCAGAACGAGGTCATCGGCATGCACGCGGCCATGAAGTACATCAACACAACCCTGGTTTCGCGCATCGGCTCCGTCACCATCAGCGACGTGCTGGAGATCCACAGGCGGGTGCTGGGCTACGTGGACCCCGTGGAAGCTGGCAGGTTTCGGACAACACAGGTCCTGGTCGGACACCACATCCCTCCCCATCCGCAGGATGTGGAAAAGCAGATGCAGGAGTTTGTACAGTGGCTCAACTCTGAGGATGCCATGAACCTGCACCCGGTGGAGTTTGCAGCCTTAGCCCATTATAAACTCGTTTACATCCACCCTTTCATTGACGGCAACGGGAGGACCTCCCGCCTGCTCATGAACCTCATCCTCATGCAGGCGGGCTACCCGCCCATCACCATCCGCAAGGAGCAGCGGTCTGAGTACTACCACGTGCTGGAAGCTGCCAACGAGGGCGATGTGAGGCCTTTCATTCGCTTCATCGCCAAGTGTactgagaccaccctggacaccCTGCTTTTTGCCACAACTGAGTACTCGGTGGCACTGCCAGAAGCCCAGCCCAACCACTCTGGGTTCAAGGAGACGCTTCCTGTGAAGCCCTCACCCTAGAAATCCTTCCTCAGTGACAAAGGATGTCCTGaggttcagggaaaaaaaaagaaacagcatttcTAGAAACCTAGTCACTTTCCAAAGCAAAAGGAGAAACATTCTTTACCTCCAAAtgtttagtttaaaaaaacaagaaaacacttAAGTTatgaaacctggtctctaaaaTAACTTATAATTCAAGCAAGCTAGTCAGTGTTGTGTGGTGTCTGCTGTGTCTTGCTGGTGGCCGTACTTTAGGGGCAACAGTGCCACCATGTGATCAGAACACAGGTTCTGGACCAGAATTTGCACTAAGGGGGAGGAGTGGCCAGATGTGGGACAGGGCCCAGAGCCACTGATATAACGCCTCCAAGTACTTCTCTGAAACAGGCTGAGAGGTTCTGTGACTGCAACTGGGAAGTCAGACCCAAGTCGCGGCTGAGAGAAATGGCTGAAAGCTCACTTTCTCGAGGTTTAGATTAGTGGTGACTAACTTCCAAGCAAACTtcatagaagagaaaatgaatgctGACATTCCTTACCTCCAGGAACTTTTTGAGCCATAGTTTGCAAACTTTAGTGCCAGCGGCTGTTTTTTTCCATGTTGAgactatttttctaatttaagaaTAGGGGGTAGCCATAAAGAGCTGTATGTTGGAGGGGAAACATGGGGGGTGGGCAGTTTGGTTTTGTGTATTGGCGTTTCTCTCACACTTCATTTGTAGTAACTCAGGCCAGATGTTTTCGTCTAAAAGTTCTCTGGGCTTGTCATTCCACCTGTGTCATGCTGCCAGCCAGGTGTTATGCTAGTAGGCATCTGCCCTCACCCCTCTGCCTGAGTTTTCTGTAGGTAGATGTTAACCTGAGAAAACAAGTGCCACATGGACACCAAATAAGCATTTTTGATAATGAATTAGAGCACCAGTTTCTACTGAATGGAGCAAAAACCTTCAGCCATGGCCAGGCTgcatccctctggtcctggagtTTCATCTACTTACTGCCTGGACCCCCACCTTCCACGGCCTTTGCACTGTCCCATGTCCCGTCCCCCGTGGGGAGGCAGAAGAGATTGCCTCAGAGTGGCCTTATTTTTCTCGCAACTTGTGAAATGATGCAGTGCTCTATGTAATATGGCCGAGTCTCCAAGCTGTCATCCAATGGAAGTAGAATCTTCTCTTTCAATCATATGGCACAGCTGCCAATGTGACTGCTGCTATTTAGAGTCAGAGTGGTGGAAGTCACTGGGTCCCTTTCCCAGTGACGGAGCCCGTGATGTCTAACACTGTACTGCACTTTGTCAGCGTGTCAGTGATGGCGAATACGCAGTGTTGTCTGATTTGGGAATTCCATTCCTGACAGTAATGAGGCCACTGCTCTAATGTCGTTTATACAGTTATTCAGTTGTATAAACAGCACATTGAGTAGTTTTTGAAAGgttaagaaaaataagtgaaaagataTATGAAATGGCTCCAAATGATAATTATTCAAACctctataaaatatgttttcatactcttttttttttttttttttttgagacggagtctcgctctgtcgcccaggctggagtgcagtggccagatctcagctcactgcaagctccgcctcccgggttcccgccattctcctgcctcagcctcccgagtagctgggactgccagAGGTACTTCTTAAACTCTTCTCGTCTTGGTTTATAAGCACACCAAGGAGGTCTGACAGATGTGTTTGCTTCTACTATAGAGCAAGAGAATTTGCACTTTAGCTATATGTGAAGgatattattttaacaaattcctgattctaataaagttattttattacaTGAATGCCTGAGACTTTGCTCTCTTATTTGGGAGATGTTCCCATCTGTCATAAGGGCAATGGGGGTATTCTGACCTTCAGCCCTATTCATAATACTGTTCTGGGAGAGCAACAGATCCAAGATGGTGATTTCCATGGGCAAGCGAGCCAGAAGTTGGATAAACCACCTACCTAGGTGGATAAGGacaaattactgattttttttttttttactaagacTCAATTAACTGGAGtagtttttcatgtttctatttACCATCAGTTCTGGATTTTCTGCAGAAAACACAAACCCACTCATGTGCTCCTGGAAATCCATTTCTAGAACAGTCAACACCCCGAACCTAAATTGGGTTCTGCTCAAGCCCGAAAAGGTTTGTCCCTGTAACAAGCCTGGGTTGACATCTGCAAGTATGACATTCAGGTCAGAATACTGGCTGCAGGCAAGAAAGCCAAACCGTTAATGTGAAGCAGCGAAAAGTAAGGCCACACTCACCCATAGTGATGTTCACGGCTCTTCATGTGTCAGGTCCCCAACTATGAGGGCTCCCTCTGAGCTACCCAAATCATCTCACCAGCTGAACAGCCTTCCAAACAGCATCACAGAGAACACTGCAGGAGGAACACGTGGGACAGCAAAGGTTCTTGCTGCTGTCAACAGCCAGCGCTTGAATTTAATTCAGAAGTCTAGtaaaaagtttgttttgtgtAAAAAAGAGACGGAGGGgaacctacattttaaaagatgtaagaGGCTTACGAACCAATAATTTACAGGGAGGAGAGCTGATATTTATAGGAAGGTGGAAATTTGAGTGGACAGTTGACATTAAGGGATTACCACTAATGTTTCTAGGAGTGAAGGCCTTTCAGTCCTCCTGAGACACCTGCCACAACATTACTGGACGAGCACAATGACATCTGGAACATGCCTCAATATAACAGAAGGTGGAGGGGAGACAGACATAAAGGAAAAGGGGCTGGGAGTTGAGGAATGCTGGAAGCTGAATGGTAGGCACACAGGAGTTTATTTTACTGTTCTGTCTACTTTTTAATCggttatattaaaaaatgttaagttaaaaaaatatagaaaagcccGACTGATGCACAAAAACTTACTTACACAACAGATAAATGAGGAGTTAATTCCCATGACATATACAAGGATTCCCTGACATCTTTCTCCAGAGTGTCTTAATAAAGTAAGCTTCCCCTACTGAACTGGCAATGCTGTTTTcaaagcaataaatatttgataaaagatGTGAGGTAAAAAAGCTCAAAAGCTCCAGTGTCAAACTGCTATAAACTGAATTGTATAAAAACTGAAGACACATCACAGCTGAAATCATTTAAATCAAAGTGACAATGGGATTTGACTTACAGAAGTTCTATTTACACATCTATTAGGT
This sequence is a window from Theropithecus gelada isolate Dixy chromosome 11, Tgel_1.0, whole genome shotgun sequence. Protein-coding genes within it:
- the FICD gene encoding adenosine monophosphate-protein transferase FICD isoform X2, with translation MSSAPYSPSHRFFGSLPAGKLEARAALNQALEMKRQGKREKAQKLFMHALKMDPDFVDALTEFGIFSEEDKDIIQADYLYTRALTISPYHEKALVSRDRTLPLVEEIDQRYFSIIDSKVKKIMSIPKGNSALRRVMEETYYHHIYHTVAIEGNTLTLSEIRHILETRYAVPGKSLEEQNEVIGMHAAMKYINTTLVSRIGSVTISDVLEIHRRVLGYVDPVEAGRFRTTQVLVGHHIPPHPQDVEKQMQEFVQWLNSEDAMNLHPVEFAALAHYKLVYIHPFIDGNGRTSRLLMNLILMQAGYPPITIRKEQRSEYYHVLEAANEGDVRPFIRFIAKCTETTLDTLLFATTEYSVALPEAQPNHSGFKETLPVKPSP
- the FICD gene encoding adenosine monophosphate-protein transferase FICD isoform X1; translated protein: MMLMPMVSVMAVTEPKWVSVWGRFLWVTLLSMVLGSLLALLLPLGAVEEQCLAVLKGFYLLRSKLDRAQHAATKCSSPSTELSITSRGVTLLVAKTKASPAGKLEARAALNQALEMKRQGKREKAQKLFMHALKMDPDFVDALTEFGIFSEEDKDIIQADYLYTRALTISPYHEKALVSRDRTLPLVEEIDQRYFSIIDSKVKKIMSIPKGNSALRRVMEETYYHHIYHTVAIEGNTLTLSEIRHILETRYAVPGKSLEEQNEVIGMHAAMKYINTTLVSRIGSVTISDVLEIHRRVLGYVDPVEAGRFRTTQVLVGHHIPPHPQDVEKQMQEFVQWLNSEDAMNLHPVEFAALAHYKLVYIHPFIDGNGRTSRLLMNLILMQAGYPPITIRKEQRSEYYHVLEAANEGDVRPFIRFIAKCTETTLDTLLFATTEYSVALPEAQPNHSGFKETLPVKPSP